The following coding sequences lie in one uncultured Mailhella sp. genomic window:
- a CDS encoding tripartite tricarboxylate transporter permease → MFDQLMEALGMVLQWQNFFWALFGVTFGIIMGAIPGLSDNMAIVLLLPFTYYLGPIPGIAMLMGLSKGANFGGSIPAILFNIPGTPQAMITTFDGYPLAKNGKSGKALKTALLPPSPPTPQATSCSYSWRLPSPPSLCA, encoded by the coding sequence ATGTTTGATCAACTTATGGAAGCCCTGGGCATGGTGCTGCAATGGCAGAACTTCTTCTGGGCTCTGTTCGGCGTAACCTTCGGCATCATCATGGGAGCCATCCCGGGGCTGAGCGACAACATGGCCATCGTGCTGCTTCTGCCCTTCACCTACTACCTCGGTCCCATTCCCGGCATCGCCATGCTCATGGGCCTGTCCAAGGGGGCCAACTTCGGCGGTTCCATTCCCGCCATTCTGTTCAACATTCCCGGTACGCCGCAGGCCATGATCACCACGTTTGACGGGTATCCGCTGGCAAAAAACGGAAAAAGCGGCAAGGCACTCAAAACGGCCCTGTTGCCTCCGTCACCGCCGACACCGCAAGCGACCTCGTGCTCATATTCCTGGCGGCTCCCGTCGCCTCCATCGCTCTGCGCATAG
- a CDS encoding tripartite tricarboxylate transporter TctB family protein, translating to MNNDRWIGLGFLILCALMWFVIIPGQTEGTDEAFVPRLTVIGLAVPSLIMLVRRPRSVTPLNFDPGAFARSTLPVLGLFIAYIVGVSFVGFYVSTACFLVLSLLLFGERRAKTLILAPVGLLVAVYLVVSVFLNFQLPAGLLI from the coding sequence ATGAACAATGACAGATGGATCGGGCTGGGATTTCTCATCCTGTGCGCCCTTATGTGGTTCGTCATCATTCCCGGTCAGACGGAAGGAACTGATGAAGCATTCGTGCCGAGACTGACGGTGATCGGTCTTGCCGTTCCTTCCCTCATCATGCTCGTCCGTCGTCCGCGGAGCGTGACGCCGCTGAACTTTGATCCCGGCGCCTTCGCGCGCTCCACGCTGCCTGTCCTCGGCCTGTTTATTGCCTATATCGTCGGGGTGAGCTTCGTGGGATTCTATGTGTCCACGGCCTGTTTTCTTGTCCTGTCCCTGCTTCTTTTCGGCGAACGACGGGCAAAGACGCTGATTCTGGCCCCCGTCGGTCTGCTCGTGGCCGTCTATTTGGTGGTTTCCGTGTTTCTCAACTTCCAGCTGCCTGCCGGTCTGCTTATCTGA
- a CDS encoding tripartite tricarboxylate transporter substrate binding protein, which produces MNKLLSSLLVGTLLLFGAAPDSQAAFPEKPVTIVVGFAPGGTGDLTVRMLANPLEKILGQPVVIVNKGGGAGMPGFEYVLKAKPDGYTISAPGVGACISSAMFLRNKTYNFDDMSLVGGYMLLDRILLARPDKPYKTWQEFIDYVKANPGKVSVGSGASQEATEVLRSFALKNGLDINFVMYKSGGEASADLIGGHIDACELGVGTAAYQAARKGELNVLLNLGLSDVPDIPNVPKLHADLGHPFYASLSYGFVLPKGTPEDIRSTWENALRQALADPQVQQNMLKAGLAPKFIAPAEYRPMLDEATQNLVNLVDYIKDAKK; this is translated from the coding sequence ATGAACAAGCTGCTGTCGTCATTACTCGTCGGCACTCTCCTGCTTTTCGGGGCCGCACCTGACTCTCAGGCCGCCTTCCCCGAAAAACCCGTCACCATCGTCGTCGGCTTCGCTCCCGGCGGAACCGGCGATCTGACCGTCCGCATGCTGGCAAATCCGCTGGAAAAAATTCTCGGTCAGCCGGTAGTCATCGTGAACAAGGGGGGCGGCGCAGGCATGCCGGGCTTCGAGTACGTTCTGAAGGCGAAACCGGACGGCTACACCATTTCCGCTCCCGGCGTCGGCGCCTGCATTTCTTCCGCCATGTTTCTCCGCAACAAGACCTACAATTTCGACGACATGTCCCTCGTCGGCGGCTACATGCTTCTGGACCGCATCCTGCTCGCCAGACCCGACAAGCCCTACAAGACCTGGCAGGAATTCATAGACTATGTGAAAGCCAATCCCGGCAAGGTGTCCGTCGGCAGCGGAGCCTCTCAGGAAGCCACCGAAGTGCTCCGCTCGTTTGCGCTGAAAAACGGTCTGGACATCAACTTCGTCATGTACAAGAGCGGCGGCGAAGCCTCTGCCGATCTCATCGGCGGACACATCGACGCCTGCGAGCTCGGTGTGGGCACGGCCGCCTATCAGGCTGCGCGCAAGGGCGAACTGAACGTACTGCTCAACCTCGGCCTCAGCGACGTTCCCGATATTCCCAATGTGCCCAAGCTGCACGCCGATCTCGGCCATCCCTTCTACGCCAGCCTGAGCTACGGTTTCGTGCTGCCCAAAGGCACTCCGGAAGACATCCGCTCCACGTGGGAAAACGCTCTCAGGCAGGCGCTGGCCGATCCGCAAGTTCAGCAAAACATGCTGAAGGCAGGCCTGGCTCCGAAGTTCATTGCCCCTGCGGAATACCGCCCCATGCTTGACGAAGCAACGCAGAACCTCGTGAATCTCGTAGACTACATCAAAGACGCGAAAAAATAG
- a CDS encoding GntR family transcriptional regulator: MKQALDSSFSPVYARLYRELVAKISSGHWKPGEQLPTERQLAQENQLSVGTVRKAMELLVQAGYCYRIQGKGTFISDYASSQTKFFYKSRHSLFDKDVDILPREVAVEEIRLPDDVAGYLNCAPQSRGIQVRRTLLGRDENGMFPLAWCVSYFPYAEASALMDIPSDDFVKYPLYLILEKHCHLSTVFCDEFLQICTELPARVQEALGRPRHTVCFEMSMVSYTFGKIPFEFRLSYMLNESTGMIRRHDFRQ, translated from the coding sequence ATGAAACAAGCTCTCGACTCCTCCTTCTCCCCCGTCTATGCCCGTCTGTACCGGGAACTTGTGGCAAAAATTTCTTCAGGCCACTGGAAACCCGGAGAACAGCTTCCTACGGAGCGTCAGCTGGCACAGGAAAATCAGCTCAGTGTGGGAACCGTGCGAAAAGCCATGGAACTGCTTGTGCAGGCAGGGTACTGCTACCGGATTCAGGGCAAAGGCACCTTTATTTCCGACTATGCCAGCAGTCAGACCAAGTTTTTCTATAAGTCTCGCCACTCTCTGTTCGACAAGGATGTCGATATTCTTCCCCGTGAAGTCGCCGTCGAGGAAATCCGACTGCCTGACGACGTGGCTGGATATCTGAACTGCGCCCCTCAAAGTCGCGGCATTCAGGTGCGACGCACGCTGCTCGGCAGAGATGAAAACGGCATGTTTCCTCTGGCCTGGTGCGTTTCCTACTTTCCCTATGCCGAAGCCTCCGCGCTCATGGACATACCGTCCGACGATTTTGTCAAATATCCCCTCTATCTCATTCTGGAAAAACACTGCCATCTCTCCACCGTGTTCTGCGACGAGTTCCTGCAGATATGCACGGAACTGCCGGCACGCGTACAGGAGGCGCTCGGTCGTCCGCGCCACACCGTATGCTTCGAGATGAGCATGGTTTCCTATACGTTCGGCAAAATTCCCTTTGAATTCCGCCTGAGCTACATGCTCAACGAATCGACCGGAATGATCCGCAGACATGACTTTCGTCAGTAA
- a CDS encoding tyrosine-type recombinase/integrase, with protein MAGEKNSIITGCESDINKLSLFEDFVRSKYLPYVQKNKRSWKTDERYLKRHILPYLGDFPLAQISEEKLREWLSALENNGLASSSRYRLFCLVKYILNLAVRWKVIPGNTGFRNVQCQCRPSLRTEMLSAEEKQRLLEFLKKHSANASARAIHLLLLTGASKSEILYARWSDVNFGQRTLVTRRTPSGEKHHIYLSDDAITLIKTFPRRAGVPWMFFRAKNGNRVVSLFSFWNKLRNALGRPTLRLNDLRHAFVYSLIQEGASYKEVRTRLGHYSVEVFQLQSELLEQRAGLIAGGFRA; from the coding sequence ATGGCAGGGGAGAAAAACAGCATCATCACAGGTTGTGAGAGTGATATCAATAAGCTGAGTCTGTTCGAGGATTTCGTCAGGAGTAAGTATCTTCCCTACGTACAGAAAAATAAACGGAGCTGGAAGACTGACGAACGGTATCTGAAGCGACATATTCTGCCATATCTTGGAGACTTTCCTTTGGCACAAATTTCCGAAGAAAAGCTCAGAGAATGGCTCTCTGCTCTGGAAAACAACGGACTGGCCTCCAGCTCACGTTATCGCCTGTTTTGTCTGGTTAAATATATTTTGAACCTTGCCGTACGATGGAAGGTAATTCCCGGCAATACCGGTTTTCGGAACGTTCAGTGTCAGTGCAGGCCCTCGCTACGCACTGAAATGCTGAGCGCAGAAGAAAAGCAGAGATTGCTAGAGTTTCTCAAAAAGCACTCTGCCAATGCATCCGCCCGTGCCATTCATCTGCTGCTGCTGACCGGAGCGTCCAAGTCGGAAATTCTATATGCTCGCTGGAGTGATGTGAATTTTGGTCAACGCACGCTCGTTACAAGACGTACACCTTCTGGAGAAAAGCACCATATTTATTTGAGTGACGATGCCATTACCCTTATTAAAACTTTTCCCCGTCGTGCTGGAGTTCCCTGGATGTTTTTCCGTGCGAAAAACGGTAATCGGGTAGTATCGCTGTTTTCTTTCTGGAACAAGCTGAGGAATGCCCTTGGCAGACCTACTCTGCGTCTGAATGATCTTCGTCATGCATTTGTATACTCGCTTATACAAGAAGGAGCGAGCTACAAGGAAGTGCGAACCAGACTCGGTCATTACTCGGTCGAGGTCTTTCAACTTCAATCGGAGCTACTGGAGCAGCGGGCCGGACTCATTGCTGGAGGTTTTCGTGCGTAG
- a CDS encoding DVU3141 family protein, with product MMPGQQEVMSTPYGADSLVTLENSYTSGLGLSCRKAQVTAGGLSHRLAICRDDSGWYVSDPIFEQSQR from the coding sequence ATGATGCCTGGTCAGCAGGAAGTCATGTCCACTCCCTACGGTGCCGATTCTCTGGTCACGCTGGAAAACTCCTATACTTCAGGGCTCGGCCTTTCCTGCCGCAAGGCGCAGGTGACGGCAGGTGGCTTGTCTCATCGTCTGGCCATCTGCCGCGACGACTCGGGCTGGTATGTTTCCGACCCTATTTTTGAACAGTCTCAGAGATAA
- a CDS encoding ABC transporter permease, with protein sequence MDSAFVVQGRVIYALMMREVHTIYGTSRLGYLWALIQTMWSIGVFWGIRYLLGAKAPHGMHILMFLLVGFGFFKIFSGIINKCMSAVSGNRALLTFPQVTPADLMLSRMVITWATELVAAMLIITVGILLGMPFYLTDFGGLLIVLLLSPLLGLGLGMALASLAVLYPALEKIVPMVMRILFFTSGLFYSATTLPSYVLKYLWYNPMLQIIEWARVCLSRGYSTISYSPLYLVSVTLFCLCFGLLMERYVRRRLV encoded by the coding sequence ATGGACAGCGCTTTTGTCGTGCAGGGGCGAGTCATCTACGCTCTGATGATGCGCGAGGTGCATACCATCTACGGTACATCGCGCCTCGGTTACCTGTGGGCGCTCATTCAGACCATGTGGAGCATCGGCGTATTCTGGGGCATACGTTATCTCCTTGGTGCAAAGGCTCCGCACGGTATGCATATTCTCATGTTTTTGCTTGTCGGATTTGGTTTTTTTAAAATATTCAGCGGCATCATCAATAAATGCATGAGTGCTGTGAGCGGAAATCGGGCACTGCTTACATTTCCGCAGGTCACACCTGCAGATCTCATGCTTTCCCGTATGGTCATTACTTGGGCCACGGAACTCGTGGCTGCGATGCTTATTATTACTGTAGGTATACTATTGGGCATGCCCTTTTATCTGACAGATTTTGGTGGGCTTCTGATTGTCCTTTTGCTTTCCCCTTTGCTGGGCCTTGGGCTGGGCATGGCTCTGGCTTCTCTGGCGGTGCTTTACCCTGCGCTGGAGAAAATCGTGCCTATGGTCATGCGTATTCTGTTTTTTACTTCCGGCCTTTTTTATTCCGCTACAACGCTTCCTTCATATGTGCTGAAGTATCTCTGGTACAATCCCATGCTTCAGATCATTGAATGGGCCAGAGTCTGCCTTTCCCGAGGCTACAGCACAATCAGCTACAGCCCTCTCTATCTTGTTTCTGTGACGCTGTTTTGTCTTTGTTTTGGTTTGCTTATGGAACGTTATGTGCGCAGGAGGCTCGTATGA
- a CDS encoding ABC transporter ATP-binding protein produces MIELSHVYKSYGLLHGRQVVLDNISYTFREGVNMGILGLNGAGKSTLMRIICGAESPDKGRVRRTSRVSWPICFSGGFHGSLTGRENMRFTCRIYGANIKQVTDFVEDFSELGPYMDMPIRTYSSGMKAKLAFGLSMAIGFDFYLIDEGYAVGDASFRAKSERVFQERKAHSTLLVVAHSTSVIRSNCDNAAILKDGKLIFFDTLEEALSTYEGMCHAQK; encoded by the coding sequence ATGATCGAGCTTTCTCATGTGTACAAGAGTTACGGACTGCTGCATGGACGACAGGTCGTGCTGGACAATATTTCCTATACGTTTCGTGAGGGAGTGAACATGGGGATTCTCGGCCTGAACGGCGCAGGCAAGTCCACGCTCATGCGCATTATCTGCGGTGCGGAATCTCCAGACAAGGGAAGAGTCAGGCGCACCAGTCGAGTATCCTGGCCCATATGTTTTTCAGGCGGTTTTCACGGCAGCCTCACGGGACGTGAGAATATGCGGTTCACCTGTCGCATCTATGGGGCGAATATTAAGCAGGTGACGGATTTTGTGGAGGATTTTTCCGAACTCGGTCCGTATATGGACATGCCCATACGTACCTATTCTTCCGGTATGAAGGCCAAGCTGGCGTTCGGCCTCAGCATGGCCATAGGTTTTGATTTTTATCTTATCGACGAAGGCTATGCCGTGGGAGATGCCTCGTTTCGGGCCAAAAGCGAGCGGGTATTTCAGGAGCGCAAGGCGCATTCCACGCTTCTGGTCGTGGCGCACAGTACCTCCGTCATACGCAGCAATTGCGACAACGCCGCTATTTTGAAAGACGGCAAACTGATCTTTTTCGATACGCTGGAAGAAGCGTTGTCGACTTACGAAGGAATGTGCCATGCTCAGAAATGA
- a CDS encoding capsule biosynthesis protein: MLRNDAVDAVQHPKTLWRKIRRWMKKRAFITALMLPTVLTFIYFLFVASPMYVSHASFAIRSADASSPSGMDIASMFLRTSGSTGNDTYIINDYIQSLDIAQDIDRELGIVAHYSSRDHDIISRLWNHPTQDELARYWRWAVVPQLNVDTGIVSLEVKAYTPEMAQLVTEAVLKRSEALVNAMNERAQKDAVSLAREEVQRAEERVRNAQSSMRTFRDEHNLIDPKITAEGLQGLVTGLEAEATTLRTQISEARSYMKADAPLLKSLTQRLAAVEKQLSEEKLRVAGRSSTQGNLNSLVAAYEDLTIEAEFAQKQLVSAMTSLEQARIQQMAQSRYVVAYQQPTLPDESLYPRPFLFTLYVFAGVLLFLGIVSLVWASIREHAGF, from the coding sequence ATGCTCAGAAATGATGCGGTCGATGCCGTACAGCATCCGAAAACGCTGTGGCGCAAGATTCGCCGCTGGATGAAGAAAAGGGCTTTCATAACGGCACTGATGTTGCCTACTGTTCTGACCTTTATTTATTTCCTGTTTGTCGCTTCTCCCATGTATGTGTCGCATGCCAGCTTTGCCATACGCAGTGCGGATGCATCATCACCTTCGGGCATGGATATTGCGTCCATGTTTCTGCGTACATCCGGTTCCACGGGAAACGATACCTACATTATCAACGACTACATTCAGAGCCTTGACATAGCACAGGACATTGATCGCGAACTCGGTATCGTAGCGCATTACAGCAGTCGTGATCATGACATCATTTCCCGTCTGTGGAACCATCCTACCCAAGATGAACTTGCACGTTACTGGCGCTGGGCCGTGGTGCCTCAGCTCAACGTGGATACGGGCATCGTTTCTCTGGAAGTGAAGGCGTACACGCCGGAGATGGCGCAGCTGGTGACGGAGGCCGTACTTAAGCGCAGCGAAGCTCTGGTGAACGCCATGAACGAGCGTGCCCAGAAAGATGCCGTGTCTCTGGCCAGGGAAGAGGTGCAGCGAGCTGAAGAGCGTGTGCGCAACGCCCAGAGCTCCATGCGGACTTTTCGAGACGAACATAATCTTATTGATCCCAAAATTACGGCGGAAGGATTGCAGGGACTGGTTACCGGCCTGGAAGCCGAGGCGACCACGCTGCGCACGCAGATATCGGAAGCCCGGTCCTACATGAAGGCGGATGCGCCGCTTCTGAAGTCCCTTACGCAGCGCCTTGCCGCTGTGGAAAAACAGCTTTCTGAAGAAAAGCTGCGCGTCGCCGGGCGTAGCTCCACGCAGGGCAATTTGAATTCTCTGGTAGCCGCCTATGAAGATCTGACCATAGAGGCGGAGTTTGCCCAGAAGCAGCTTGTTTCGGCCATGACCTCTCTTGAACAGGCACGGATTCAGCAGATGGCGCAGTCCCGCTATGTGGTGGCCTATCAGCAGCCCACCCTTCCGGATGAATCCCTGTATCCCAGACCTTTCCTTTTCACGCTCTATGTTTTTGCGGGAGTGCTCCTTTTCCTGGGCATTGTTTCGCTGGTATGGGCGTCCATTCGAGAACACGCAGGTTTTTAA
- a CDS encoding polysaccharide biosynthesis/export family protein translates to MKRIYDAGILYFLCTLCAQPVFAADTQTQTQSYGAAAAQYQSSMSSGVPLQGSLPASAQNSMNVVSQSTPGSYQMFDGSLPYREKSATPTVMDAPPAWAQGKLNPSASALLAPFGANLFHGNFAGTYNDGLNGDYVILPGDRIMVRVWGAKTYNDVLPVDQQGNIFLPEVGPVHVAGLRQSALQGAVKARLASVFTDNVNIYVNLQSSQPVAVYVTGFVNQPGRYAGGPMDSVMSYLDRAGGITPNRGTFRKVQVKRGNKVVASLDLYDFALNGNMPDVRLKDGDVILVGERGVSVAAYGMLRQEARYEFSGAATGSQLIRYGSPLSSATHVSVSGIRAGKPFNEYMTLQEFSGMRLADGDSVEFVADTRGRTIMASVSGAIRGASRFPVKNSTTLRALLAYVEVDPALADVSAVYVRRQSVAQQQKTILEDSLHRLERSALTATSATAEEAEIRVREAELVQDFIHRAATLTPDGVVVVSRGGEVRDLLLEDGDEVVIPQKSDVVQVSGEVLLPKAVTFDSSMKAEDYVKSAGGFTDRADGENVLVARMNGEVGPIAELGVHAGDRILVMPRVDTKNLELAKGITQILYQIAVATKVAVGL, encoded by the coding sequence ATGAAGAGAATATACGACGCCGGCATACTATATTTTCTGTGCACGCTCTGCGCTCAGCCCGTGTTTGCGGCGGATACGCAGACGCAGACGCAGAGCTATGGAGCCGCTGCGGCACAGTATCAGAGTTCCATGTCTTCAGGAGTGCCCCTGCAGGGGAGTCTGCCTGCCTCTGCACAAAACAGTATGAACGTAGTCTCTCAGTCCACGCCGGGAAGCTACCAGATGTTCGACGGTTCGCTTCCCTACCGGGAGAAAAGTGCCACGCCTACGGTCATGGATGCTCCGCCTGCCTGGGCGCAGGGCAAGCTCAATCCCTCTGCCTCGGCGCTTCTGGCGCCTTTCGGCGCCAACCTGTTCCACGGCAATTTCGCCGGCACCTACAACGATGGGCTGAACGGCGATTATGTCATATTGCCGGGCGACCGCATCATGGTTCGCGTGTGGGGCGCGAAAACGTACAACGATGTGCTTCCCGTGGATCAGCAGGGCAATATTTTTTTGCCGGAAGTAGGCCCCGTGCATGTGGCCGGACTCAGGCAGTCTGCGCTTCAGGGAGCGGTGAAAGCCCGGCTTGCCTCTGTGTTTACGGACAACGTGAACATCTACGTGAATCTTCAGAGTTCGCAGCCTGTGGCCGTGTATGTGACGGGTTTTGTGAACCAGCCCGGCCGCTATGCCGGTGGTCCCATGGATTCCGTGATGTCCTATCTCGACCGTGCCGGAGGCATTACGCCGAATCGCGGGACCTTCCGCAAGGTGCAGGTGAAGCGCGGCAACAAGGTCGTTGCCAGCCTCGATCTTTATGACTTTGCCCTCAACGGCAATATGCCCGACGTGCGTCTGAAGGACGGCGACGTCATTCTGGTGGGCGAACGGGGCGTGAGCGTGGCAGCTTACGGCATGCTTCGGCAGGAAGCCCGATACGAATTCAGCGGCGCGGCTACTGGCTCTCAGCTCATACGTTACGGCAGTCCTCTTTCCAGCGCGACGCATGTGAGCGTTTCCGGCATCCGGGCAGGCAAGCCTTTCAACGAATATATGACGCTGCAGGAGTTTTCCGGGATGCGCCTTGCCGACGGCGACAGTGTGGAATTCGTGGCCGACACGAGGGGCCGCACCATCATGGCGTCCGTGAGCGGAGCCATCCGTGGAGCGTCGCGTTTTCCGGTGAAGAACAGCACTACGCTGCGTGCTCTTCTTGCCTATGTGGAAGTGGACCCGGCGCTTGCCGATGTGTCCGCGGTCTATGTGCGTCGTCAGAGTGTGGCGCAGCAGCAGAAGACCATTCTGGAAGATTCTCTTCATCGGCTGGAGCGCTCGGCCCTCACGGCAACGTCGGCTACGGCGGAGGAAGCGGAAATAAGAGTGCGCGAGGCAGAACTCGTTCAGGACTTCATTCATCGCGCGGCTACACTCACACCCGATGGCGTAGTAGTGGTGAGCCGTGGCGGAGAAGTACGTGATCTCCTTCTGGAAGACGGAGACGAGGTGGTCATTCCGCAGAAGAGCGATGTGGTGCAGGTGTCCGGCGAAGTGCTTCTGCCCAAGGCCGTGACCTTCGATTCTTCCATGAAGGCGGAAGATTATGTGAAGAGTGCGGGCGGATTCACCGACCGTGCGGATGGGGAGAACGTGCTTGTAGCACGTATGAATGGCGAAGTCGGCCCCATAGCGGAGCTCGGTGTTCATGCCGGAGACAGGATTCTTGTCATGCCTCGCGTGGACACCAAGAATCTGGAATTGGCCAAGGGCATCACTCAGATACTGTATCAGATTGCCGTAGCTACCAAGGTGGCCGTGGGATTGTAG
- the wecB gene encoding non-hydrolyzing UDP-N-acetylglucosamine 2-epimerase has translation MKVMVMAGTRPEAIKVAPVVRELHRRKELTTILCNTGQHKEMIQQAFDDFGIQPDLHLDVMQPGQTLASLSSRLFEKVDRVLVEQKPDWVLVQGDTTTVMTSAMCAFYRDIRVGHIEAGLRSFNKWAPFPEEVNREVVSKVADLHFAPTKMAYANLIREGVDPEDALVTGNTVIDALQWMQGEIEGQRHLLDERVVQAQEKGHRIILVTGHRRENLGDGFIEICNAVRQLADAYADVTFVYPVHLNPQVQKPVMEILGNHPRIILTKPFSYKPFIAHLNAAYFVLTDSGGIQEEAPALGKPVLVMRDVTERPEGVKAGVSKLVGPHTEAIVKYASKLLDSQESYHNMAHAENPYGDGRASERIVNALINL, from the coding sequence ATGAAAGTTATGGTTATGGCGGGGACCAGACCTGAAGCGATTAAGGTTGCGCCCGTAGTTCGGGAGTTGCACAGACGTAAAGAGCTGACGACAATTCTTTGCAATACCGGGCAGCATAAGGAAATGATTCAGCAGGCCTTTGATGATTTCGGTATTCAACCAGATTTGCATCTGGATGTGATGCAGCCTGGGCAGACCTTGGCATCGTTATCATCTCGTCTCTTTGAGAAAGTTGATCGGGTACTTGTAGAGCAAAAGCCAGACTGGGTGCTTGTTCAGGGAGATACTACGACGGTCATGACGAGTGCCATGTGTGCTTTTTATCGAGATATTAGAGTAGGTCACATAGAGGCAGGACTGCGCAGCTTCAATAAATGGGCGCCTTTTCCTGAGGAAGTGAATAGAGAAGTTGTCAGTAAGGTTGCCGATCTGCATTTTGCTCCTACTAAAATGGCCTATGCCAATCTTATAAGGGAAGGAGTGGACCCCGAAGATGCGCTTGTAACGGGCAATACCGTTATCGATGCTCTGCAATGGATGCAGGGAGAGATTGAGGGCCAGAGGCATCTTCTTGATGAGCGTGTGGTGCAGGCTCAGGAAAAAGGCCATAGAATCATCCTTGTTACGGGGCATAGACGTGAAAATCTTGGTGACGGATTTATTGAAATATGCAATGCCGTGCGCCAGTTGGCAGATGCGTATGCCGATGTAACGTTCGTGTATCCCGTGCATCTTAATCCTCAGGTTCAGAAACCGGTTATGGAGATACTCGGTAATCACCCCCGCATCATTCTTACCAAGCCGTTTTCCTATAAGCCGTTTATTGCCCATTTGAATGCCGCTTACTTTGTTCTTACGGATTCCGGCGGTATTCAGGAAGAAGCGCCGGCACTGGGAAAGCCGGTTTTGGTTATGAGAGATGTGACGGAGCGCCCTGAAGGCGTGAAGGCTGGTGTTTCCAAGTTGGTAGGACCGCATACGGAAGCCATAGTCAAGTATGCCTCAAAGTTGCTGGATAGTCAGGAGAGTTATCACAATATGGCACATGCCGAGAACCCCTATGGTGACGGTCGGGCTTCGGAACGTATTGTGAATGCTTTAATCAACCTTTAA
- the wecC gene encoding UDP-N-acetyl-D-mannosamine dehydrogenase: protein MNISVFGLGYIGLPTATMFAAHGAHVIGVDIKKDAVDTINHGHIHIVEPGLEEVVKNVIDNGHLRATVTPEKADAFLIAVPTPFMGDNHEADLSYIKAAATAIAPVLEKGNIVILESTSPVGATETMVGWLKEIRPDLVFASEGSEECDIYVAYCPERVLPGKVMHELIENDRIIGGINKASAEKAREVYRIFVKGELLMTNARTAEMSKLTENAFRDVNIAFANELSLICDRLNINVWELIELANHHPRVNILQPGPGVGGHCIAVDPWFIVSKTPDLARLVNTARLINDGKPEWVKGKVREAVRSLVKQGRDVKDIRIACLGLAFKPDIDDLRESPALHITRDLAKEFPGQIVAVEPNVNTLPASLDGTSVELIPLSDALRADIIVLLVAHKEFKAADFTLRDNQLIIDCVHVYKK from the coding sequence ATGAATATTTCTGTCTTCGGGCTCGGCTATATTGGTCTTCCTACTGCTACTATGTTTGCAGCACACGGTGCGCATGTTATTGGCGTGGATATTAAAAAAGACGCTGTGGATACCATCAATCATGGGCATATTCATATTGTGGAACCCGGCCTTGAAGAAGTTGTCAAAAACGTTATTGATAATGGTCACTTGCGGGCTACTGTCACGCCTGAAAAGGCCGATGCTTTCCTTATTGCCGTTCCTACACCGTTTATGGGTGATAATCATGAGGCCGATCTCAGCTATATTAAAGCAGCTGCTACTGCCATAGCTCCTGTTCTTGAAAAGGGAAATATTGTTATTCTGGAGTCTACGTCTCCTGTTGGAGCTACGGAAACCATGGTCGGCTGGCTCAAGGAGATTCGGCCTGATCTTGTCTTTGCTTCTGAAGGCTCTGAAGAATGTGATATTTATGTGGCTTACTGCCCTGAACGTGTATTGCCCGGTAAGGTAATGCATGAGCTTATAGAAAATGACCGTATTATCGGCGGCATTAATAAAGCATCTGCGGAAAAAGCGCGTGAAGTGTACCGCATTTTCGTGAAGGGTGAACTTTTGATGACCAACGCCCGCACGGCGGAAATGTCCAAACTCACGGAAAATGCTTTTCGTGATGTGAACATCGCTTTTGCCAACGAACTTTCCCTGATTTGCGACCGGCTGAATATCAATGTCTGGGAACTTATTGAACTGGCAAATCATCATCCCCGCGTGAACATTCTTCAGCCCGGCCCCGGTGTGGGCGGCCACTGCATTGCCGTGGATCCGTGGTTCATCGTGAGCAAGACCCCCGACCTTGCCAGATTGGTGAATACAGCTCGCCTCATCAATGACGGTAAGCCGGAATGGGTCAAGGGCAAAGTGCGTGAGGCCGTGCGTTCCCTGGTCAAGCAGGGGCGTGATGTGAAAGATATACGCATTGCCTGCCTCGGACTCGCATTCAAGCCCGATATCGACGATCTGCGTGAGAGTCCTGCATTGCATATTACCCGTGATCTCGCGAAGGAGTTTCCCGGACAGATTGTAGCTGTGGAGCCGAATGTAAACACTTTGCCTGCGAGTCTGGACGGGACCAGCGTGGAGCTTATACCGCTGTCGGATGCATTACGTGCTGATATCATTGTACTTCTTGTTGCACACAAGGAGTTTAAAGCAGCCGATTTTACTCTTCGAGATAATCAGTTGATTATTGACTGTGTACATGTCTATAAAAAATAA